A segment of the Kluyveromyces marxianus DMKU3-1042 DNA, complete genome, chromosome 5 genome:
gctttcctttcttctttgatgcGCTGGCATCTGCTTTTGAATCTGTCTTGGCAGATGCATTAACATCTGATTCTACTGCTCCCTGAGCTTCTGACTCACCAGAGGCCAATCGCCTAGTCTCTTGAGATTCCGCTTCTTGCTTAgtattttccttttccttctccttctgtTTCTCATCCTCCTCACTCAACTCCTGCGTCTTCTGGATGTTCTTGAGCAACGTCAACTCACCAATGTACGATACAAATGCTTCACCACCAAATATAGCTGCAAACTGCTCGCCAGCATCCTCAAACCCATCCTGAGGCATCGCCTCTTCTTTACCAAACTTATCGTACTTCGCACGCAACTCATCCTTGCTCAACACCTGGTACGCCTCTGAAATCGCCTGGAATCGTTCAGTGGCTGCTGGATCATCGGGATTCTTGTCCGGGTGCTCCTTAATAGACTTCTTACGGTATGCTTTCTTGATCTCGATCGCTGTTGCGTCGGTGCTGACTCCTAACAAGTCATAATATGTGGTGTCGACGACCATCTGGCTTATCCTTGCAATAGATTACGATACGTGATACGACTGATGCACTTTCTGAGGAAAAATTGGCGTGTAATGGCACCGCAGGGACAGCTCACGGCTTGAATAAACACCGTTTTGGTCTGcctttggttttgtttgcAATAGTGATAAGTAGTTTATACGGTTTACGTTATTTTAGttgatattatatataccGGGTAACTACCATAAATATTGGGGCAATGGTAAAGGAAACCGGGAATTGAGCATATACACCATGAGCTCTTGGATCAGGAGCACTGGATAGACACTAGGATAGTGTTGGTTCATGTTGTTCGGGGTGGGGTTCCTCCTCTTGATTGATTTGTATCGATTCTGGCACGTTTTGTTGGGATTCTAATGGATTTTCGACTTCTGTATCCTCGTCATATTCGTCAAGGATAAAAGCAGTTGGATCAGATGGGTTATCCACATTtacttgttcttgttcttgttcttgttcagGGGATTCCAGAGTGTCATGGAAGGATTCTGAAACGTCTTGGATACTTTCTCCAGTAGATTGGGCTGTTAATTCTGATTGATCAATTTCTGGCTCTGGCGCTGGAGTCTGTTCTGACGCCTCTGGCACTGGAGAGGATTCTACTTGAGCTTCTTgagcttcttctggaaGTTGGGGCTCCTCCTGAGTGGTAGGAGTTGGTTTGACAACCACACTCCAAGCTTTCACGACGCCCACGTCAAAAGTGCTCTTTGCGTCGACCTTTTCGATGGATGAGACGTTCTTTGGCAAACGTTTGGCAGGACCCTTGGACCTTTTGGGCCTCGAAGGTGTGGCGGGTATACTTTGGGACTCCTTCTCTTGGGAATCTTCAGTTGCAATGCCTAGTTTCTTGGCCAGGGCAGGGTTCATCTGGCCCATAGCCATTCCTGGAAGGGCAAACATTCCAGGCAAAGGCTTGGGGAAGTTTTTGGGGGTGCTTTTTGGGGCGCTCTTACCTTCTCCGTGgggttctggttctggaACACCTTGGAATTGTCTTTGTTGTTCCTGGATCATCTGCTGGAACGCGGCGATCTTGGATGACGGTTTTGGTGGTCTAATTGGCGGTTTCTTGGATGGTCTAGAAGGCTGTTGGGCAGGAATATGGGGAATCTGTGGGGTGGCATCAGCAGGCTTCACAGGTTCATCATTAACTGTATCTAAAGCAGGGATAGAAGTCTCTGGGGCTGATGCCGAGGATGTGCTCAATTCCTTGGGAGATTCCTCAGAGGAGGCTTTCTCAGAGGAGACCTCCTCAGAAGAAGGCTTCTCAGAAGAAGGCTTCTCGGACTGCTCTGGAACCGGGACCTCCGAAGGCTCGCTCAATTCTTCTCTCAACGGCTCAGAACTTTGACTCAATTCCTCAGGAACTTCCTCTGGCGTTTCCTCTGGTGTTTCCTCAGACACTTCCTCAGACACTTTCTCAGACACTCCTTCAGGCTTACTCTCCACTGGCGTCTCAGAGGCCTCAGCAACGGAAGGTTCCAAGCCAGATTCCTGAGTCTCCTTTTCAATGGGCGACTGCGACTCCTTTGGCGCAGGAATTTCACCAGAAGGCTCGGATTCTGGCTCCTCACCCTTCAATGCCTCAATCTCTTGCTCAATCTCGGCTTGTGACTCCTGTGATCGCTCCTGCGATGGCTCCTGCGATGGCTCTTCTGGCGATTTCTCCGGCACTAACCCAGCATTTGGCTTGGTTTCCGACTCAAGATCTGCTTCAGAACCAACACTTGGGCCTGGACTAGGCGATACTGCTGCTCCAGCCCTTCTTTTGGGCCGCGTCTTGGGAACATGGGGAACCTGGGGAACCTGGGGAACCTCGGCCTCCAGGGGAACCTGTCCTGATCCTGGCACTTCCACCCTTCTTCTCGGTCTTTCTGGGATCTTTGGCGTGGATTCCGTTTCCATAACTCCTGATTCTATTTCTCCTGGCACCTGGTATACCTCTTGACTACACCTGACGTCGTGTAACCTCGTGTATTGCCGTGTGTGCTGTCTTTCCCCTGGTGTGGACGTGTAACCTTCACAAGGCTTCGCCTTAACTTCAGCTTGAAGCCCGGGAAAGATAATACGAGTCATGTGACATGTCgatatcacgtgatgtgTAAATAGTGGAACAAAAGgtagagagagagagagagagaggtAAAGGAGGTCCGGAGGCCCTTACTCACTGGCAACAGGAGACTGGCGGGTGTAGGGGGGTCCCCGGCGCGAAAAGGCCCAGCAAGCTGCGCCAAAACAAAGCGGGTCAAGTAGTGCAAAAACATTTCTGTATATTGTATTTCTCGTCTACATATACACAATGCTAAATATATAGGGCGAAAACCTATGCCGAATAGTTTAGACGGAAAATATCGTTGTAC
Coding sequences within it:
- the AIM21 gene encoding Aim21p (Conserved hypothetical Protein of unknown function DUF3210), with translation MTRIIFPGLQAEVKAKPCEGYTSTPGERQHTRQYTRLHDVRCSQEVYQVPGEIESGVMETESTPKIPERPRRRVEVPGSGQVPLEAEVPQVPQVPHVPKTRPKRRAGAAVSPSPGPSVGSEADLESETKPNAGLVPEKSPEEPSQEPSQERSQESQAEIEQEIEALKGEEPESEPSGEIPAPKESQSPIEKETQESGLEPSVAEASETPVESKPEGVSEKVSEEVSEETPEETPEEVPEELSQSSEPLREELSEPSEVPVPEQSEKPSSEKPSSEEVSSEKASSEESPKELSTSSASAPETSIPALDTVNDEPVKPADATPQIPHIPAQQPSRPSKKPPIRPPKPSSKIAAFQQMIQEQQRQFQGVPEPEPHGEGKSAPKSTPKNFPKPLPGMFALPGMAMGQMNPALAKKLGIATEDSQEKESQSIPATPSRPKRSKGPAKRLPKNVSSIEKVDAKSTFDVGVVKAWSVVVKPTPTTQEEPQLPEEAQEAQVESSPVPEASEQTPAPEPEIDQSELTAQSTGESIQDVSESFHDTLESPEQEQEQEQVNVDNPSDPTAFILDEYDEDTEVENPLESQQNVPESIQINQEEEPHPEQHEPTLS